A window of Candidatus Methylomirabilota bacterium genomic DNA:
GCGCGGACCGCCGTGAGGCCGACGCCCGCGGCGGTGCGCTGGCCCCTCGCCGTCCTCGCCGGGGGCGTCGCGTGCTTTATCGCGCTGATCTACGGCCTGATCCCGCTCGGCTCGCTCGTGCGCCTCTGGGGGAGCGACTGGTCGCTCTCGCTGCGCCACTACGCGTTCGCCTCGAGCGCCGAGGGTGCCACGCCGATCTGGAACAGCGTGAGGCTCGCGCTCGTCGCCGGCGTCATCGGCACCGTCGTGGCGCTCGTCACCGCGTACCTCGTCGAGCGCAAGCGGCCGCCGGGGCGGCGCGCGATCGAGGGGGCGGCGCTCCTGCCCGCCGCCCTGCCCGGGACCGTCGTGGGCCTGGGCTATATCCTCGCGTTCAACGTGCCGCCGCTCGCCCTCACGGGCACGCTCTGGATCCTCGTCGCGAGCGTCGTGTTCTGGAAGCTCCCCGTGGCCGTCCTCGCGGGGATCAACGCGCTGAAGCAGATCGACCCGGCGATCGAGGAGGCGGCGGTGAGCCTCGGCGCGGGGAGCGTCGCCACGTTCTGGCGCGTCGTGCGGCCGCTCCTGACCGGCACCGCGTTCTCGGTCTTCATCTACTTCTTCATCAACGGGATGGTCACCGTCAGCGCCGTGATCTTCCTGATCTATCCCGGGTTCAACCTCGCCTCGGTCGCGATCCTCAACCAGGTCGAGAACGGGTACCCGGGCGCGGCGTGCGCCCTCGGCACGATCATCCTCGCGATCGTCATCGGATCCGTCCTGCTCCTCCGCGCGCTGGTCGGGGGAGACCGCGTCGCCGTGTTGAAGCTCTAGCGAAAGGAGACACGCCCATGCGCCGCTCGCTCACCCTGCTGCTCGCCCTCGCCCTCGTGCTCCCGCTCGGCGCCTCGGTCGCGCCGGCCGCCGAGGACAAGCTCGTCGTCTACACGGCCTACGAGGAGAACGAGCTGAAGACCTTCTGGGAGCAGTTCAAGAAGGACCTGCCGGACCTCGCCGCCAAGGCCCAGTACATCCGCGCCTCCACGGGCCCGATCATGGCGCGCGTCGAGGCAGAGAAGGCGAATCCCCAGGCCGACGTGATCTGGGGCGTGTTCAACGACTACCTGACGGGCGCCGCGCTCAAGGGCCTCCTCGAGCCGTACGTCGCGAAGGAGTCGCAGGCGATCCCCGCGCGCTTCAAGCACCCGGAGAACCAGTGGCAGGGCGTGACGCTGCTGGCCGTCGGGTTCGCGGTGAACAAGAAGAAGATGGAAGAGCTGAAGCTCACCCCGCCGCGCTCCTGGGCCGACCTGCTGGACCCGAAGTACAAGGGCCACATCGTCATGTCGAACCCCTCGACCTCGGGCACGGCGTACCTGCTTCTCGCGAGCCACGCGGCCCGGCTCGGCGAGGACAGGATGTGGCAGTACTACGACGCGCTCGACAAGAACCTCGCGCAGGTCACGAAGTCGGGCGGCGCCCCCGGGCGCATGGCGGTGTCGGGCGAGACGCCGATCGGGGTCGCGCTGGGCTACGAGGTCGAGGTCGCGAAGAGGCAGGGCGCGGGGATCGACGTGATCTATCCGAGCGACGGGATCGCGTGGACCTTCGAGGGCAACGCGATCGTGAAGGGGGCCAAGAATCCGCAGAACGCCCGGCGCTTCCTCGACTGGGCGGTCTCGAAGTCGGCGATGGCCGCCTACGCCGAGTGGCGGGGCGCCGCGGTGACGCGGCCCGACGTCGCCGTGAGCGGCCCGAAGCTCACCGAGATGAACCTGATCGCCATCGATTTCGTGAAGGCCGGCGATCCCGCGTACAAGGACCGGCTCGTGAAGCGCTGGCTCGAGAAGTACTCGAGGTAGCGTGCGGATCAGCCTCGACCGCCTGACGAAGCGCTTCGGCGGCGCCGTCGCCGTGGACGGGCTCTCCCTGGACATCCGCCCGGGAGAGCTCGTCTCGCTCGTCGGCGGCTCGGGCTGCGGCAAGACGACGACGCTCCGCATGATCGCGGGCTTCGAGCGCCCGGACGCGGGCGAGATCCGCTTCGACGATCGGGTCGTCAACGACGTGCCGCCGCGCCGGCGCGGCGTCGGCATCGTCTTTCAGTCGTACGCGCTCTTCCCGACGATGACCGCCGCCGAGAACATCGCGTTCGGCCTGCGCGTCGCGAGGTGGCCGGCCGCGAAGGTCCGCGCGCGCGTGGCGGAGATGGTCGAGCTGACGGGGCTCCGCGGCTTCGAGGAGCGCTACGCGAACCAACTGTCGGGGGGCCAG
This region includes:
- a CDS encoding ABC transporter substrate-binding protein, whose amino-acid sequence is MRRSLTLLLALALVLPLGASVAPAAEDKLVVYTAYEENELKTFWEQFKKDLPDLAAKAQYIRASTGPIMARVEAEKANPQADVIWGVFNDYLTGAALKGLLEPYVAKESQAIPARFKHPENQWQGVTLLAVGFAVNKKKMEELKLTPPRSWADLLDPKYKGHIVMSNPSTSGTAYLLLASHAARLGEDRMWQYYDALDKNLAQVTKSGGAPGRMAVSGETPIGVALGYEVEVAKRQGAGIDVIYPSDGIAWTFEGNAIVKGAKNPQNARRFLDWAVSKSAMAAYAEWRGAAVTRPDVAVSGPKLTEMNLIAIDFVKAGDPAYKDRLVKRWLEKYSR
- a CDS encoding ABC transporter permease subunit, which encodes ARTAVRPTPAAVRWPLAVLAGGVACFIALIYGLIPLGSLVRLWGSDWSLSLRHYAFASSAEGATPIWNSVRLALVAGVIGTVVALVTAYLVERKRPPGRRAIEGAALLPAALPGTVVGLGYILAFNVPPLALTGTLWILVASVVFWKLPVAVLAGINALKQIDPAIEEAAVSLGAGSVATFWRVVRPLLTGTAFSVFIYFFINGMVTVSAVIFLIYPGFNLASVAILNQVENGYPGAACALGTIILAIVIGSVLLLRALVGGDRVAVLKL